Genomic window (Temnothorax longispinosus isolate EJ_2023e chromosome 3, Tlon_JGU_v1, whole genome shotgun sequence):
ATGAAACTCAATTGAGAAATATACGTATTTGGAAAGGTAAACTTAGTTCGTTCTTCGAACCGGAAGTTTGTGTCTGAGCGTTCTGCTTCACCGATTTCCTGGTTCTTCGtgattttccttttctccGCACCGACAACACATAGGATATATCTCGCATATTGGCAACGTATTTTACAGAGATTATTTATGTAGGGAGAGAAAACTAcattgtttcaaatatttttcttgcaacTTTTCGTGAGAAACttgtttatacaaaattattctgCTTTTTAGTTTGGCGTTTTCTAGAAAGTAGAATAGCTAAAAGTAAGAAAGagtaattaaaagttttaccAATTCGCGAGTTTTTACAGTTTCTCAGGATAATTCCGTGAGATTACAAGATACAGTTAGATCTAgacgctttttttttaagacgtTAATTATAAAGGatgattaaaattcaaaatactaTAAATACTTAAGTGTAAACGGATCTTTATCAGCAATCTTGCATTATCTGTTTTAATATACACGTGCTCAATCTTTATAACCGTCGCGTCGTTGGCATACCTTCTTGTTTAGATCTTGTCGTGAAATTGCGAGGGAAGGAATACGAAACGAGTCACGAGAGGAATTCCTAATCGCGAAGGGACAGGCAGGCTGCTTGGTGGTTGTAAACTCAGTTTTATCCTCGATTTGATAAACACCGACTTCTCGTTAGAAAGGAAGTGGCGCGTTACAGCTGAATGGCTTGTGGAGGAAATACCTTTTACCCGAATGTAATCTTAATTCAACGAGCTGCTCGTTGATATATAAACCGTATAAGTTttgttttaactttttaataaaagtttctaaaaattaacttattatcattgttttaaatgaaacatatatttataattttatataatacttaaaaatttaaatgttacatgAAAATGTGATAGTATTGCATACATAATTAGATGGCAAAaacttttcatttaaataatatcaacaaTCTTATGTAATGATTTTAAAGATGCTTATTTtcggttttattaaattgattatcaatttaattatgtgattatattattccagCTACAGTTTGAGATTGCGTTTTACGACCGACAGTAATCGGCGCGTAATCTGCTGagttgaaaaatgtatataaatttcaagcaataatattattaggcacAAAGATCCCGTCTGACCATATAAGGCTTACTTATGTATCTTAATacctaattaaataatatctgttATGATTCGTGCAAAACAAAATACGATATTTTCTTATCTCATAATTAAGTACACAGTTTATAAGTACGCGCTATACTTGATTTTTTAAGAAGAAGCTTATTTTAATGGAAACTAATTTGCATACAGAGAGCTCAGtgaattcgaaaatttgtgtGCAGATTGCACATCGCGTTTTTTCCTCTCTCATGAGAGCGGATGTGCTTGGTTATCGCATGCGCAAATTTTAAGTTCTTCTCAGAGATaataaagtatctaaaaaCGTGACGTGTGTATGGATAAACCTTGCCGAGTAAATGTAATGAGATAGACAATTAAGAATTCTAATCTACTTACTATCATCATGACACGATGATAGCCAGTCGAGtcgattaaaattcttaattgtttatcattttctgacgaagtaaatatttcttattcgcAACAAGATAGATTAGATTATCAAAAGATTAGATAGATTACTTGGAATTGCATTAACTTTGATATCTTGTTTTGTCCCAATAGCTTTTATGTTATGGCGGAAGTTTCATGCCGTTGACAGTGTAGCATTATCTGAAATACCagaattattcattttatattaattaattttcttaatttttattaattttattaatttttgtgaattaatatatttgtagatATATTACAAACCTTAAGTGTTTGATGGAACTCTTTTGATGTTGCGAAACATATTATTGGTAGGATTATCGGGTATACTTTAACCATCGTATAAGTTATCTCTATCACTGTGTCGTTATGGTAAGATTTCGATAGGAACCCCATGGATCTCGTAATCCGATATGGTATCATAGTTAGAAAAAATCCCATACTAACACCAACTGCGTAACATAGAAGTTGTTTtagtataaagaaaaaagtataagaAATCTGTAGATTAACGTTGACATAATTGTCACCtttgcattaatattaaagtgaAATGTTCACTTAcccagaaaaataaaatgctcgATATCTTTGCTTGGCCACATTCCATTTATTGATTTCGATATTATCAGGTCATACAAGATAAAGTAATCgagcataataaaaatgaaacacGGGAACACGAGAAACATAATGGTGGATGAAACGTAGATGTCGTGCATGACATCTCTCTCGAAATGGTCATACAAATGTAATTCCATGGCTATCACCATAATACACGTTGTCCATATGAATAAGAGTCCTTTCATAGCTGTCGAAATTTTTAAGAACGACTTGCGAAGGGGCGAATTTTTCTGACAAATGACAATGTACGCCTCGATATTCAGCAGAATTATCGTCAGGATGGACGTGGCGAAGCTGATCAGAAATACGTAGTCGAGGTCCATCTCTAAGCGTATATCGAAGATCCATTCAATTATTCGCTGAAGTGGTTCGAGCAGGATTACGACGTTCGAAAACACCAGGCCCACTACGTAGCAGTTAGTGGAACTGTACATGGTGGAATTTAACGCGATGAAGAGACCGAGGAAGGCATTTAGGCTAACGCCTGTCACTAGCAGCACGAGGTCCATGATATTGCGCATGGATTCGGGGATGACTGGTATAATGATGTTCATTTTGGTAGGATTAGTTGTTACGATAGGCATCTTAGTTTGAACTGGGAATGGATTCTCTATGTACGATGCTTTCATATCGTGTACGTTGAACATCGTGCGACGTTTGTACAGAAGATTTATCGGTTAGCGATTTGCTGTAATCTGTTTATCCAAGTCTCTTATTAACACGTCGAAAAATTCTTACGTATGGAATTCCTGCTTCCACATTTTCCTTGAATCTCGGTGTTTGTGTCATAACAACCGTTCGTCGCCTCGATCGGACTACGCTTCACACCGCAGGAAGAGGCATGAAAGAAGTTAACGACAAATTATGGTGCGGCACATGTTGCTTCGACGATCTACACGCATATTACTGACGGCGACTGGACGATAGTTTGCAGGAGCACCGCCTATTTACCTTCCCCTATGGGAGCGTGACGCCCTGTAATATCATATAGGTGGACATCACCAAGTAACTAACAATGTTAT
Coding sequences:
- the LOC139810438 gene encoding uncharacterized protein, encoding MFNVHDMKASYIENPFPVQTKMPIVTTNPTKMNIIIPVIPESMRNIMDLVLLVTGVSLNAFLGLFIALNSTMYSSTNCYVVGLVFSNVVILLEPLQRIIEWIFDIRLEMDLDYVFLISFATSILTIILLNIEAYIVICQKNSPLRKSFLKISTAMKGLLFIWTTCIMVIAMELHLYDHFERDVMHDIYVSSTIMFLVFPCFIFIMLDYFILYDLIISKSINGMWPSKDIEHFIFLVGVSMGFFLTMIPYRITRSMGFLSKSYHNDTVIEITYTMVKVYPIILPIICFATSKEFHQTLKIMLHCQRHETSAIT